One Fusarium musae strain F31 chromosome 6, whole genome shotgun sequence DNA segment encodes these proteins:
- the PFA5 gene encoding palmitoyltransferase pfa5 (EggNog:ENOG41), with the protein MTAVESTVVAHPDESDLADLAKPGTVITTAGYANAATQTTEDEIITLQDFMQKRGKTAVGVVLIALYSIFLLLMVAAYIRCYVTIQYNPGFVPWTAEREAIEQERNQRASNGAEVETRSWAPRDDEPDSPGLEAFYSKDIFVCELDGFPKWCSECRNWKPDRAHHSTEYNYCVYKMDHVCPWMGGIISETLTNASAAFNFFIQFCFYCACFCIIIISTNGYLTSLRLQEDKSIDARLIVGLALGGLFGLFTMTMTVTALRFAFQNITNVDLYRKSQTFRLAVRIPTETPPNDRFNTITYPLERPGEGPRAPEAAHTSGMTQVNGAASARASAMAARDQQARRTFAILQAEPGENPWHLGYLQNFKSVMGDSIIEWLLPIRHSPCSRHDSMVSDYQFGPLVEELKRRYGLEGIDPEKRAAAMTSN; encoded by the exons ATGACAGCGGTGGAAAGCACGGTGGTGGCCCACCCGGACGAGTCGGACTTGGCGGATTTGGCCAAGCCTGGCACTGTTATTACGACGGCGGGATATGCCAATGCCGCAACACAAACAacagaagatgagatcaTTACTC TCCAGGACTTTATGCAAAAAAGGGGCAAGACGGCAGTTGGCGTTGTTCTAATTGCACTATATTctatcttcctccttcttatGGTCGCAGCATACATACGATGCTACGTAACTATTCAATACAATCCCGGGTTTGTGCCGTGGACAGCCGAAAGGGAGGCCATCGAACAGGAGCGTAACCAACGAGCGAGCAACGGAGCCGAGGTCGAAACACGATCTTGGGCCCCTCGAGACGACGAACCCGACAGCCCCGGTCTTGAGGCGTTCTACAGCAAAGATATCTTTGTTTGCGAACTCGACGGTTTCCCTAAGTGGTGCTCCGAATGCAGAAACTGGAAGCCTGACCGGGCGCATCATTCTACCGAGTATAATTATTGCGTGTACAAGATGGACCACGTCTGTCCTTGGATGGGCGGCATCATCTCGGAAACTT TAACTAATGCTTCAGCAGCctttaacttctttataCAATTTTGCTTCTACTGCGCTTGTTTTTGCATAATCATCATTTCTACCAACGGCTACCTTACTAGCCTACGCCTACAAGAAGACAAAAGCATCGATGCACGGCTCATTGTTGGTCTGGCTCTCGGTGGTCTTTTCGGCTTGTTTACCATGACCATGACAGTCACGGCTTTAAGATTTGCTTTtcaaaacatcaccaacgtCGACTTGTACAGGAAGAGCCAGACCTTTCGACTGGCAGTTCGGATTCCGACAGAGACTCCTCCAAATGATCGATTCAACACCATTACCTACCCGCTAGAAAGACCTGGAGAGGGTCCCAGGGCCCCAGAGGCAGCTCATACCAGTGGGATGACACAGGTGAATGGCGCTGCGTCCGCACGGGCAAGCGCAATGGCGGCTAGAGACCAGCAAGCCAGGCGGACATTTGCTATCCTCCAGGCAGAACCTGGAGAGAACCCATGGCACTTGGGTTACCTGCAAAACTTCAAATCAGTCATGGGAGACTCGATCATCGAGTGGCTTCTACCCATCCGCCACTCGCCCTGCAGCCGCCATGATAGCATGGTGAGCGACTACCAGTTTGGGCCACTGGTGGAGGAGTTGAAAAGACGGTATGGACTTGAAGGGATTGACCCCGAGAAGAGGGCAGCGGCTATGACTTCGAATTAG